The Hevea brasiliensis isolate MT/VB/25A 57/8 unplaced genomic scaffold, ASM3005281v1 Scaf562, whole genome shotgun sequence genome segment TTAAAATTATTTCTATTTAATCTATATGCGTTTTATCAAATATCTCTATACGATACGAATTCATCATGACTCTAAAAAGAAAAAGATCAATCCATAGGTAGCCTAACTGATTCGTTACAAGGTGTTTCTGCACAATTAAAATTCTCATAAAAATTCTTGATAAGAGATAATTTgaagaaaatataaattaaataattttaaatattaagaaATTCAATTAATCATTATTAATTTTATGGGGGGAAAAGAAAGGTGGGGtggttctttaattttttttatattttaatttcgaTGGctatatgatatatatatatatatattttatgggcAATGAAGCATAAACAAAGGGATTCAAACGCATGATtcagaataataataatataaattttatagtgGGATTACAGTGGACTCTTCCACGAATCATCTTCTCTTGTGACCAATTTGAAAAAATCAAACTTTAATATTCTTATGAAAGATttgtattttttataataaaatagaataactaacaaataaaaaaaattctcacaatagagaaaattataaattttcacagtaaataataaattttcttaaaaGAGAAAATGAGGCAAAActcataaatataaatttattttaaaatgatataaatataaaaattattaaaaatatataaaataaatataaaaaaagttGAAGGGATGATCACTAATGAAAACACTCATTCGACAGTCATTTAAAGagttgataataaaaaaaaaaaaaggaatttggAGAAAGAGGTGACTCGGTTTGAATCGGTTCTACTCGACCTCCACCCaccttataatattttatttactgCTCACTTCCAACTTTTTGTTGGCCAACTCTCATATCCAAGCACGCGGAATTCTTTTCTTTTAActgcatttaattattttttattagtttttttttttttataagcaatgcaaatttttattaacttaaaattcaagaaaaatttaggataaACACAATCATCTAATTTGATCAACACAACACCCAATTATTTTTAGTAATTACGATGatgaatattttaaaattaatttatatatattaaaattaattttttatataattttaaaatattttttatattaatttaatatttttaagataaataattttaaaatattcctaataaaatcaaatattaattgtttacattcttttaatttaatatcttcatttatttttttattactttacTAAAACAATTAACATCTTTTTAATTGAATAGATATAATATGAGTATATGCATGAAacctataaaaaattttaaatacatttaGCTTATtatgttatttataaattaaaatagtaaAATCATTTTATAATAGCAAAATTATATATAAGTATATGATTTAAGTGATAGGCTAAAtttacttaaaaaattttaattcacaaatattataagaataaaaataaaaaaattattatttaatttatctattttaatgaaattaacaaCTTAATATTtatgtaatattatttaattattatatttttattctatCTACTCTTTAGTCTTTTCGTCCGATTTAAATCAAGTTTTTTGTTAATCAATATATTTAAAGGAGATAGAAAATATCATTACgaagattaaataatttaaaacttagaaAATAGAAGAGCTATATTCAAGGGCCAAACTACATGCATTCTTGGAGGTGCAATGGCACCTCTAAACtttgcaaaatttcaatttatatatttatattttctgtaaattttgttagaaatatatcTTTGGCCCCCCAACCTTATAAAACTTCTATTTATCCCCTTATATTTTCTACTACTTTTTGTTAGAAATATATACTTAATCCCTTAAAAAATTTCAATTGactcttaaaatttttatattctttTTAAGTGTTATAGTTACTCGTgagtttcaaaaaaaaaaaaaaaatttcaatgaactctttaaatactcaatttttttaTTGCTGCTTTTCTTAGTCCCCTAATTTGTAAGTTCTAATTCTGCCCTTGACTATATAATTTTGTTTTTTAAATTactaaaattgaatgaaatttaaACTGACATCTAAAATGACTCAAGAGATAAAAAgtaaacaaaaatgaaaaataaaaatatagaaattaattaatatttttttaaaataaaaaaattaattaattaattttattaaaataaaaatattaaataataatttttttctataTTTGAATTAGGTTAAATTATAGAGTATATCCAATGCACTAAAAAAATAGTGCATCCTACAGTCACGTAAAAAATAATTAtaccttaaaaataaaaaaataagattCATTATTTGGTGAGTAAAAATGCATATACATAAAGTACACTTAATAATTTTCAATGAATTATTTGATCCGGCTTTTTTGCCACAATTTATGCTACTTAAAATTATTAATTGCTATGATTTTGGCTAACAGTGAAACTCTCTATAGAGTGGGACTACACAATGGCTAATACCAATTAGTggacttaataaaaaaaaaaatcatttatgtGAGACAATGGGGTGTGTTATACCATTTCCTTTTGAGCATTTTAAAAAGCTCATTTATATATCatcattaaaatatatatatatatattcttaattttATATAGAAGATTTTGATTTGATAATTAAGCATGTGAATCATGTTTGACAAATAGTGGTCAATCGTCTTCCTAATTTATTGTGCATCATCCATGCTTAATTAGTACTAGGAAATGTGGCCGCCGGAGACCAAATTTGAACACTTATCGGGCAACAACTTcctagaaaaaataattaaataaaaacatGTTTTTAAGGTGGCGACAATTCCGACATTATGCATAACATTAGCAGAGGCTACTTTCGGTTGTTTATTTTTTAACTTCATTGATTAACAAAAATTAAGTTCTCTCCATGAGATTAATTACATACATTTATCAACATTAATAAAGTTGTTTATGTCtcacttttaatatttatttaatataatgtgGGAAGAGAGTTGAAATCACATGATGAAGTCTATATGATATACATTAAGCTTTTTCCATGTGTATTGAGAGGGTAATTAATAAAAGATTGAATTGTCAACCAGTTAGATTTTCATCAACTTGAGCAGCCTCTTCATAAAGCAAAGGTACAAGTCATTATTTGATATATGAGACTTTATTgtataatagtaaaatattagTGTAAGCATTTATAGTTGGATTGATCTTTCTGAATCTCACATCTGTTATGAACAGCGTGTGCATGAGATATAAGActtatcatattttaataaaattatcatgatTTTATCAAAAAATGTGTGCCTTCTTTGTCCTGTGCGAGTGCTGTATTCTTAATCAATTTAAAAACAAATAATCCAAACTATATGATTGATTGATTAAATTGAAACATTAAAATGGGCTTTAGAATAGATGTAGGTCCTCCAGTCTTTAATCCCAAGCCACTAGTTTTAATAAGTTTATGCTATCATCAACCATAAAGAAAAGGGGAAAAAACACAGAAGGCTTTAGCTAGTGGAGATTCACAACTTTACCTATCATTAGCATACAAAAATGTGTGACAAAACAATAGGAATGTGAAAATGACAAAAGGGGAAGCCCATAGTAAATTACATGCAAAGAGAGAAACTCACTACTGAATCCATTAAAAGAAAGACATTAAATTCATGCTTTCCATTACATCAAGCAACTATAAAACTAAATGGACACCTACTTTTTAGAATTAATACTTGTAAGAAAGAGACAAGGAACATAAAGAAAAGTAGGTATTATTGAAGATTTATTAAAAGTTAAAGCAGAATAATAATGGACCTCCAACACCAAGCACGCCATTGCTAAAGAGTATCACAAGATTAAGGATCCCCTTCATTTTTTTCCAATCCTGTTTTTCTAATTATGGTCATGCAAAATATAACAATTAGGCCACCCAGTCTTCTTTTTTCCCACCTACCCTCCTTGAATTTGCACGAGGCCGGCACTACTAGCCAAAGCCATCCCCTTTAAATTTCCATTATATTGCTCTAAAGCCTaatttctctccctctctcacgTACCAAAAACATTATTCAATGAAGTTATTTGTTTTACATTGAAAAAATAGAGAATTccacctaagtagtttgcgcttagtcgGTCTCAagtccggataaaggaggagggttgcggtaagtGACAACCAgtataaaaatttcgtcacaccttatgatatggattcaaatgatataaacgttgggggcGTCTTCTACTTACGACgtactacatcggagcccgggtgtagtttAAAATATGCAAGGGTAttgggcgttcaccgaaagtgaCGTGCCATGCCGACGCCCGGGTGTGTTGCTAAGTAAGCAAggattcccacatcatggacgggtgtgggtaaagaagttagtccataggacagatagtagaacagatagtggaatagaacacaagatagacataaaaaacaatagaagatatcatagaaggagactaattaggaaggaacaggataggaggatgATCAAGGTTAGTACTtgtaatgttggatcacttacaggaaaattaatggagcttgtggataccttggaaaggagaagggtaaatattgcttgcattcaggagactaaatgggtaggagagaaaagcaaggaagcggataattcagggtacaaactgtgatttaccgaaaaggagagaaataagaacggagtgagcataatcatagacaggacattgaaagacgctgtaatagctgtgaaaatagtagaagatagaattatactactaAAGCTAGTAcaagaaggaaaaataataaatatagttagtacttatgccccacaaatagggctagatagtgagagtaaacaaaagttttgggaagatatggatgatttaatgcaaaacataccgaatgaagagaatgttttcattggtggagatttgaatggatatgtaggaagtgataggcaaggttatgagaatgttcatgaaggttttggttttggcagtcgaaatgaggagggaaaaagcatcctggattttactatggcatacgacctaatactagcaaatacctactttacaaaaagagagtcacatttattgactttcaaaagtgggcaacataaaagccaaattgactttctcttaaccaggaagacaaatatagCTCTATACAAGGAttacaaggtcattccaggagaggctttaacaagtcaacatcggttagtggtattggatgtcaagtttagaaacaattcaagtaaggtcagaagaaatagtatagctcgaataaagtggtgagagttcaatggagtaaagcaagtgaagttcaaaaatgagcttctccagtctgaagcatggaagctggatatggaggccaatgatatgtagaTACAAatagcatcaaagattagagaagtagctagaaaagtacttggagagtctaaaggacatagaccaccctcaaaagagagatggtgatggaatgagaaagtacaaaaggcagtgaagagaaaaaggaaatgatataagaaattacctatatATGATAATAATgaagcatatgaacagtacaagatagcaaagaaagaggcaaaaaagacgGTTAATTAAGCAAGAGCACAAGCCtttaaaaagttatatgagaaatttggaactaaagaaggggaaaaatatatttatagattagcaaggaggagagaaaggaaatgtcaagatctcaatcaagttaggtgcattgaggataaagaagaaaaagtattggtgaaagatgaggacattaaagaaagatggagaaattattttaatgatctctttaataataatcaaaatagtaatagcgtgaatatagactatagaacaataaaaaagaatgtgaattatactagcaGGATTAGatatttagaagtaaaggaagcacttataaaaatgaaagtaggtaaagcctgtggatccgatgaaataccaattgaagtgtgaaagtgtttgggagatatgggagtgacatggttaactaagttatttaataagattctaaactcaaagaaaatgcctgataaatggaggaggagtattttagtacatatttttaaaaataaaggagacatacaaagttgctcgaactataggggaattaaactcatgagtcatactatgaagttgtggaagagagttgtggagcatcgattaCGTCataatacttctatctctctcaattaatTTGACTTCATGCCCGgttgttcaactatggaagcgatctttctcattagaaacttgatggagaaatatagagatgtgaagaaagacctacacatgatttttattgatttggagaagtcttatgatagtattccaagtgatgtcttatggagtgtgttataacaaaagaggatatctattaggtatatacaagtattgaaagatatgtatgaaggagcaactactattgtgcgcacattggagtggacacaagagatttttcgatctcaattggattacaccaaggatcaactATAAGCCCTtaactttttacattagttttagatgaattgacgaaacatatacaagagagtattccttggtgcatgatgtttgcaaaTGATATTGTtcagatagatgagacgcgagaattaGTCGAttaaaagctagagctttggagaaatactctagagtcaaagggctttaagttaagtagaacgaagacagaatacatgcattgcaagttcagtgaaggccaaactggaaatagagaaggagttagtttggatggagtggtactgtcccaaagtaatcactttaaatatctcggctcagtctttcaagtagatgggagatatgaggaggatgttagtcataggattaaagccggatggttgaagtagagaTGTGTCAcggaagttttatgtgatcgcaagatttccaataagttgaaaggaaaattttaccacacagccatacgaccggctatgttatatggtagtgagtggtGAACACTAAATgagtcatatgcgtctaagataagagttgcaaagatgagaatattaaggtggatgatcggtcatactagactagataaagtccgtaatgagattatcagagaaaaggtaggagtggtgtcaattaaagataagttgagagaaggaagattgagatggtttggtcatgtgaagcgtagacattcgGAGGCTCAAATTAGACAAGTAgatcacattaggttagaggatagaaagaaaaaaagaggtagacctaaattaacttggaggagagtagtacaatatgacctaaaagcattacacatttctgaggatttaatccaaaatcgtttaaagtGTAAAAAGCGAATCTAtagagccgaccccaaattttttggataaagatttagttgagttgagttgtattgaGAAAATAAAGCACACAATGTGCATAGTAGATGTAAGGCTCAAAATGGTTAAAGAATCTAGTCCAATTTCTTGCCAGCTAAAGCTTGCAATGTTGAGGTAGAACCGAATGTGAACTTTTGTTTCTCTCTTTTTCCTGAATAATAACATTTCAATACTTGCCATGAAAGGGAAGTCAGATCTGTTTCAAATTTCCTCTGGATAATTGAACTTTCTGTAAATTTACAGATAAAACAAGATGCCACTGCACCTCCCACTCAGCAACATTCTTCCTTTACATCCCTACAATGTGAAAGTAAAGAGTCTGATCTTTCTCCAGAAGGGAAGTGATGATTCAGCTTTTACTGCAGATTCACTGGTTAAAACAAGAGACTGCCACAATTCCCATTTTGTTTCCATTTAGCAACATTCTTCCTGGTTAGCATTCCTACAATGTGAACGTGAAGAGGGCGATCTTTGTCCAGTCAGAAATGCAAAGACCTGTTTCAAATTTCCTCTAGATGGACGAGCACTCACTGCAAATTTACAGATGAAAACAAGTCTCCGCCTCATCTCCCACTTAGTAATTCGTGTATTTCTGTAGGATTCTCCATCATCAAAGGTTCCTAATCAAAAGATGAGAAGTTTAACACATACTCAAGAAAACAGAAAATCAGTGAAATTGACAGCAGTATCTCAACTACAACTCAGTCTTAAGTTTCCTACACTGAACTGCAAGATTTTTCAAagatgattagataaataattgaaAAATCCATCAAACAATATGAACTGGACAAGCCAGTATGGATCGTACACCAAAAGTAGAAGCAAAGGAAAAAGTGAAAGAAATTTTTCTGGTATTTGATTTTCCTCCAACTCTCAGGCATCAGAAATGATTTCACCTTTATGGAATATACAAGCATCTCACCTGCATCACTGAATAATGAAGTCAAAATTGCAAGACAAACACACACGCTGATATCTTCCCCTGGaaagagaaaataataaaatacattaGCAGTCATCTAAAGATGCCTAATTATCCCATGCAAAAGAAGAATTTCAATTTTCCAGAAATTAAAAGCACTAATATTAAAATACACTGATAAAGTAGTCAATTTTCTATTGCAGACAGCAAAAACAATAACTAGAGGAAAAAGTGCATGCCAGGCTGCAATGTGAAATCTGAAAATCAGAAAGTGATCCTTTACTAAATGAAATGGTACTCATTTGAAATACTGCAACATAAAATCAAATAATGCTCAatttaacatggaatgatttcaaGTCTATTGAAGCATCATTTACTCAACTCCATAAATCTAAGCCTATCCAACAATGTGAATCCAAAAGGCAATGCAGAATTTAGAGGTCCTCACCATTGTGGCAACAAACTAGAAGTCTATTCCCTTTGCCAAGATTTGACTTTGCAAAGCTGACTGCAACAGGGAGATTGCTTAATATGGAAAAACGATCCAGTTTTGAGCTCTGAGcagcaaaaaaagaaaaaaacaaaattCAAGAAATTGTTGCATTGATGAAACGATAATATTTGGTATCCCTCTATCTCTTTCATACGCACCAACATCGGAAGCTGCAAATATGTTTTACTATCTTGTATATGGGTGTGGAAGGATTCTTGATCGCAGTTCAAGATGCAATCAACATCAGAAATGTGTGCAGCTGCAAAATGAAGAGACAGAGAGGGAGGAAGCCAGGAGCAATCAGAAGGTAAGCAAACAGAAGGGAGACTGTAAAGATAATGCTGCCCATTTTGACTAGATAGTAAggagaaataaaaaagaataacCAACACACAAggaatttaaaattcaaaaagagatagagagaagaaaaagaaaagaaaacatatatataaCCATTCGAGATTTTCCCAGTTTGAAGAATAAAAGAAAGCATATTAACCTAATTGTTGAACAAAGAGGAAACCATCAAAATAAGTATTTACTATACGCAAGTATATGATAATAAAATCAGCTAATAAATTAGCATACCAAGTTGAGTTGTGCCCAATGCAAGATTAGTCGAGCCTAGCCAAAACATCGTATGATCTTTGTTGCAAGACATTAGAGTAATATTCCCATTAAATAGATCCAAAGATGATGAGGAGTCTACTTGAGAAAAATCAGCCATGTTGTCTAACCTTTCTAGAGGCTTCAAAGTCACCTGAGGAGCATTTTGTCCCCTTTGAGCACGATATACTCTGTCCTTTTCAACAATATCAGCCACCTTCTGGTTACACAGATCAGGCCCTGAACTTATTAAATCAAATGCATGTTTCCAGAAAAGACTGGGTGAGAGCCCCCTTGCCCAACTTTCTTCATCATCTCCAGCTCCTGCTATATAACTCCAGCTAAACTCAGAGGTAGTCCGGTGTTGATAAATGCTGCTTGAAGGGGAGGTTGAAACAAGGATAATAGGAGTGAAATCCCAGGAATCATGATCAGGTACTTCATTCAACCAGATGACAGTCTTTTGTGATATCCAAAGAGGTCGTAGAGGCTTTTTCAAGCATGATGCAACTGAGGCAATATCAGCTCCACTGTCTTCCAACTGTTTAGTCCACCCGTCTATGCGTTCCTCAATAGCTGCTTTCTCTGTTTCGGGGACCCAAAGGGGAAGATGCAGAGAACAATCCCAATTATGAGAAAGCATTCTTGTATATTCAGCATGCTTAGAGGAATCAGCCTCCTGTTAGAGTGGAAGACAGCAAATGATGAGATGCACCAGTCCATAAGCATTTTTGCCACAGATGCAAAACTTGAGAGAGTGCAATATCATAATGTATTCTCATTGATTCCTAATTGCAGTTTACTAACCAGATATTAGATAAGAAAGTTAGGGGAAATGATATAATAGTTCCTGAAAATGTTGATGCACACAGGAATGATGATACCCACATCATGCTTGGACAGTCAATGGCTCAAAGATTTATTTCATTATACATTGGATAAGGAACAAAATGAGGTAATAAAGCTTCAAAAGAACATTACTAACAATCACCTCCTGCATTATCGTCCCACAATCTCGCATTTTGCTGATATGGTTAAGAATGGAGCGATTCAAAACACAAGTCCAAATGGGTATTGTTTTTGACATGCTATCTGGAAACCGTTTCCCTTTCCGAGTAGAGTCAACAATGATACACCCTCCTTTCTGCCCTACCCATTAAACAAACAAAACAAAAACAAGGCAGTCTCAGACCAAAAACAAGCAAGAAATCCCATAAAATAGGTAAGTAGATCCAGTGTATTGAAGGGAGGTGGTGGGAAATATTTACCAGCAAGCTGGGCAACATGAAGGTTGAGCCGagaggtgttaaatgaccaattATTGGTGTGGCCATCGGTTGATTTGAAGTAGCAAGTAGCGTAGAATTTGGAAGAGTACCAGAGGCCGCAGCGGAGGTTGGAGAGAAGGGGAAGGTCGGGCCATAGCTGGGAGATCTCGCCAACAAAAATCGAATCTTCGTATATGGATCTCAAAGCATTGTAGAGAGTGTTGTCTCTTCGTTTTATGGTTCTCACTGCTCTGTATATGCTTATCTTCCCCTCACAGTCCATGGATGTTGCGGTGTGATCTGCCAGCATCTGCGTGATCTAGGGTTTAACACACAGATATCGACAATTTGTTTCTGAACGACCAGTCGTTTCAACATGGTATGAGCTTAACGACCAGTCGTTTCAAGAGGCTACAAGCGAACGACACAAGTAAACGACTTGTCGTTCTATAACTGCGGGTAGTGAACTACACTCTTCGGGTATTAATTTTTTTCCTCCAAGTCCCAACTGGCAGGATGAAGAATGGTTTGTCATTCCTAATTTAATATATCAAGGTTGCAGAAGGAGCTTGTTTTCTAACAAGTTCAGCTGAAACAGGCCAATTTTTGCCATTCTTGCTTTCTCTCTTGAACAGAACATATTTGATATATATGGACAAGAAGAAGGATGATAAAAAGCAGATGGATTGATAATTGATATACAAAGTTTTCTGCAACTTTATTACATGCCTGATCAGCAACAGGTATAGCCACTTCTTTTCACTTCTTCTGCCTGTTTTCGTGGGTTAATGATAGTTTTGCTGGTGCAAAATGATAGCttgaaagagttgtaacactttCAATTTGATTGCATTGCATTTTGCGGTATACCAAACATAGTATTAGTGAATTTAAACTTGCTTAGTTGTCAGAATATTGACCATTCATATTGTGGGATGTAAATAAGATTATGGATTTCAGATCAAACAAGTAAATAAGATTATCAGATGATCAATCGAAACATTGTTGATGTTTTCAACTTCTACATAATACATTCACTCTGAGGCTTATGACTTGCTAGTTCTATATTTTGCTGCATTCCTCAGCATTCCTGATGAGACAGATGATGCTGGATTGATGGCCTTTCTTATCTTGAATATATTGCAAGCAGTGCTAGCACAGTGCCCTGCAGTAGCAAACACGTCCTCAGTAGCCTCGCCTGCACTTTCGCCAAACCTGTCgccagaaaataaataaaaatttgaaggAACAATAGGCATTACTCACGAAGGAATGCAAGGGCAAAAGAGACTGAAGACTTAGCATTTTAGTCAACACATAAAACTTATGTTGCTACTTCTAAACAAGTGAACTTCTTTAAACTAAAGCAAATGTCATTGTATTCCATTTTGGTAGGTGATTACCTATCAGTGACCATTTTGGTTGTAGCCTTTGAGGTTGCAGAGAGAGCTTGTTTTTCAGCAGCTTCAGCTGCATCTAGAATCTTGTCTGTAATTGGCAAAATATTAACAAACAATGCATTAATTCATAACATGAAGAACTTGCATATAAAAGACAATACTACAAATTAATTTTGAAAGTTGAGCACTAGTTTTGGCTTCACTTACTGACAGCATCAAGTGAAGCTAAGATGACTTCTCCTGGTACCATGGATAGGAATGCCTTCCCTGCTTGGGATTTTACTAAAGGCGCCATAACCGAACCAGTAGCAATGCCAACACCATCAAGCATAGTTTTGCTCAGCTTTTCTGTCATCTTGGACAGCTTTCTCACACTATATTATTAGTAGTAGCAACTAGCAATCATACATTTTGActagaaaaaagagaaaagagaCATGTTCCTAttgtattttgaaatgaaattatttgttcTCGGGGTACCGTTTTAAGCTTTTGTTGACTTTGGTGTTCTTTGTGGCCCCAGTACTTGTGTTGCTGCTCCTAATTTCTTTGGCTGTAACACCATTTTTCTCCTCTGCAGCTCGAGTTAAAATCATTTCCCCTCCTTTATGGACCTTGTTAAATTTGAAAAGAATGCCAGTGAAATTACATTGTACAAAAAATGTCCGAACCTAACTTCACCCCGAAACTAGCTTAAGGAGGGTGGaattactaaaattttatatatagcaCAAACACCTCATATCAAATCAACGTGGGACAACAACTTATTTTTCCATCTCTATTTTAGAATGACTATCCATAAGAATACGAAAGGC includes the following:
- the LOC110655087 gene encoding tRNA A64-2'-O-ribosylphosphate transferase isoform X1 → MLADHTATSMDCEGKISIYRAVRTIKRRDNTLYNALRSIYEDSIFVGEISQLWPDLPLLSNLRCGLWYSSKFYATCYFKSTDGHTNNWSFNTSRLNLHVAQLAGQKGGCIIVDSTRKGKRFPDSMSKTIPIWTCVLNRSILNHISKMRDCGTIMQEEADSSKHAEYTRMLSHNWDCSLHLPLWVPETEKAAIEERIDGWTKQLEDSGADIASVASCLKKPLRPLWISQKTVIWLNEVPDHDSWDFTPIILVSTSPSSSIYQHRTTSEFSWSYIAGAGDDEESWARGLSPSLFWKHAFDLISSGPDLCNQKVADIVEKDRVYRAQRGQNAPQVTLKPLERLDNMADFSQVDSSSSLDLFNGNITLMSCNKDHTMFWLGSTNLALGTTQLAAHISDVDCILNCDQESFHTHIQDSKTYLQLPMLSSKLDRFSILSNLPVAVSFAKSNLGKGNRLLVCCHNGEDISVCVCLAILTSLFSDAGTFDDGESYRNTRITKWEMRRRLVFICKFAVSARPSRGNLKQVFAFLTGQRSPSSRSHCRNANQEECC
- the LOC110655087 gene encoding tRNA A64-2'-O-ribosylphosphate transferase isoform X2; this translates as MLADHTATSMDCEGKISIYRAVRTIKRRDNTLYNALRSIYEDSIFVGEISQLWPDLPLLSNLRCGLWYSSKFYATCYFKSTDGHTNNWSFNTSRLNLHVAQLAGQKGGCIIVDSTRKGKRFPDSMSKTIPIWTCVLNRSILNHISKMRDCGTIMQEEADSSKHAEYTRMLSHNWDCSLHLPLWVPETEKAAIEERIDGWTKQLEDSGADIASVASCLKKPLRPLWISQKTVIWLNEVPDHDSWDFTPIILVSTSPSSSIYQHRTTSEFSWSYIAGAGDDEESWARGLSPSLFWKHAFDLISSGPDLCNQKVADIVEKDRVYRAQRGQNAPQVTLKPLERLDNMADFSQVDSSSSLDLFNGNITLMSCNKDHTMFWLGSTNLALGTTQLAAHISDVDCILNCDQESFHTHIQDSKTYLQLPMLSSKLDRFSILSNLPVAVSFAKSNLGKGNRLLVCCHNGEDISVCVCLAILTSLFSDAGEMLVYSIKVKSFLMPESWRKIKYQKNFFHFFLCFYFW
- the LOC110655087 gene encoding uncharacterized protein LOC110655087 isoform X3, encoding MATPIIGHLTPLGSTFMLPSLLKGGCIIVDSTRKGKRFPDSMSKTIPIWTCVLNRSILNHISKMRDCGTIMQEEADSSKHAEYTRMLSHNWDCSLHLPLWVPETEKAAIEERIDGWTKQLEDSGADIASVASCLKKPLRPLWISQKTVIWLNEVPDHDSWDFTPIILVSTSPSSSIYQHRTTSEFSWSYIAGAGDDEESWARGLSPSLFWKHAFDLISSGPDLCNQKVADIVEKDRVYRAQRGQNAPQVTLKPLERLDNMADFSQVDSSSSLDLFNGNITLMSCNKDHTMFWLGSTNLALGTTQLAAHISDVDCILNCDQESFHTHIQDSKTYLQLPMLSSKLDRFSILSNLPVAVSFAKSNLGKGNRLLVCCHNGEDISVCVCLAILTSLFSDAGTFDDGESYRNTRITKWEMRRRLVFICKFAVSARPSRGNLKQVFAFLTGQRSPSSRSHCRNANQEECC